One window from the genome of Roseomonas haemaphysalidis encodes:
- a CDS encoding GNAT family N-acetyltransferase: MTSATHALLVERVEALDDAELADLCEATDAAIIEGGGFGWVEPQGREALARHFRGVLLVPAIELFVARLDGVPVGSAQLLRPPRNNEAQSFSAQLTHAYIAPYARGHGLARLLVRRVEERASALGHRVLNLDVRDTQTTAITLFEAMGYTHWGTHPAYARVRGATVSGRYYHKLLEPARGRALDIRATHNKG, encoded by the coding sequence ATGACCAGCGCCACCCACGCCCTGCTGGTCGAGCGCGTCGAGGCGCTGGACGATGCCGAGCTGGCCGACCTGTGCGAGGCCACGGACGCCGCCATCATCGAGGGCGGCGGTTTCGGCTGGGTGGAGCCGCAGGGGCGCGAGGCCCTGGCGCGGCATTTCCGCGGCGTGCTGCTGGTGCCGGCGATCGAGCTCTTCGTGGCGCGGCTGGACGGCGTGCCCGTGGGTTCCGCGCAGCTGCTGCGGCCGCCGCGCAACAACGAGGCGCAGTCCTTTTCCGCGCAGCTCACCCACGCCTACATCGCGCCCTACGCGCGCGGCCACGGCTTGGCGCGGCTGCTGGTCAGGCGCGTGGAGGAACGCGCCTCCGCCCTCGGCCACCGCGTGCTGAACCTGGACGTGCGCGACACCCAGACCACCGCCATCACCTTGTTCGAGGCGATGGGCTACACCCACTGGGGCACCCACCCGGCCTACGCCCGGGTGCGCGGTGCCACGGTGTCCGGCCGCTACTACCACAAGCTGCTGGAGCCGGCGCGCGGCCGCGCGCTGGACATCCGCGCCACCCACAACAAGGGCTAG